The genome window AAATATTTCACACCGTCAATTAAGGTAAACTGATTCTCCATCCCGGCCGGAATATACTTTACCTTATCCCAACGCAGTGCCATTGCCAAAAGCCCGTCAGATGCCCCACCAAAGGCTTCCATATTCATAAAATTACCCCAACGCCCGATAATCTGCCCCAAAATCAGCCCCGGCGCCGCTACGTCAACAATCTTTAAAAAAGGAGCCTTTTTCCACTTGCTGTAAACCAAAATCGCCGCCACCGCACCGATTACCGCACCGTAAATCGCCAATCCCCCCCGGCGCAGATTAAAGATATCAAGCAAATTATCCTTATAATCCTGCCAGGAAAAAATCACATAATAAAGTCTGGCTCCAATCACCGCCGCAATCACGGCATAGAGCACAAAGTCATTGATGATTTCCGGGTCAAAGTTCATTTTTTTCGCCCGGTAAACCGCCAGATAATATCCGGCTAAAATCCCGGCAGTAATAATAATACCGTACCAGTACACTTCCAGCCCGAACAGCCGAAAGGCCACAGGCTCCAAGTTCTCTATCTTAATCCCGCCAAATAAGTTCGGGAAAATTACATCATATTCTTTCATTCCAACCTCTTATCTTTCTTTTTTCGGCTGTCAAGCCGCAGCCATCGCCAAAATCCTTTCCGTTTTTCGGCTTTTATTCCATTTTCCTCCATTCGCCAAAGCTGCCTTTTGGCTTAGGGCAGCTGCATTTAAGCGGCTACGCACCCGCTCAGAAAGCAGGGGGGCGACTACGGCTTGCCGCTTCCGGAAAGGCTGCCCCTCTTGGCCAAAAAACTTTGAGTTTATCACTCTGCAAAGAAAACACAGACATATTCCGGCGCATATACCCCCTTTTGGCACAGGCTCAACCGGCCGCTGGCCTGATCTCTGGCAAACAGCGTCAAATTATCCGAGTCCTGATGCGCCGCCACCAAAAAATCCTCTGCCGGGCTAAGCGCAAAATCTCGCGGCGTTTTTCCCTCGGTCGGCACATATTCGACTAACTGCAAAAGCCCGTCTGCGCCCACCTGAAATACCGCAATCGAATCATGCCCCCGGTTGGAGGTATAAAGATGCCGGCCATCGCGGCTGATCCGAACAGCCGATGCCGCATTATTTCCTTTAAAGTCTTCCGGCAAAGCCGAAATCAGCTGACGCTGAAAAATCCGACCGCTGTCCGGCTCCATCTCCAGCACCAAAACCTGACTGGAAAGCTCTCCCAGCACATAAATAAACGGCAGCTGCGGATGAAAGGTCAAATGCCTCGGGCCCATGCCGGCCG of Lachnospiraceae bacterium oral taxon 500 contains these proteins:
- a CDS encoding prolipoprotein diacylglyceryl transferase, yielding MKEYDVIFPNLFGGIKIENLEPVAFRLFGLEVYWYGIIITAGILAGYYLAVYRAKKMNFDPEIINDFVLYAVIAAVIGARLYYVIFSWQDYKDNLLDIFNLRRGGLAIYGAVIGAVAAILVYSKWKKAPFLKIVDVAAPGLILGQIIGRWGNFMNMEAFGGASDGLLAMALRWDKVKYIPAGMENQFTLIDGVKYLQVQPTFLYESLWNLGVLLFLLFWTGKRRFDGEIFCLYLLGYGLGRVWIEGLRTDQLLLSSGLPASQVLAAILIIGSMAWLVLGRKKQSVSHK